The following coding sequences lie in one Acidobacteriota bacterium genomic window:
- a CDS encoding heterodisulfide reductase-related iron-sulfur binding cluster, with protein sequence MLSTPEKYVFALLIVATAAAFFVPIVRRVRIVLAGAPEDRFRDLWKRFRRAVGRVLFQRCTLRSERVFTGLMHAGIFYGALTFDTMTVSHTLEGFFDGFYLFGRTAFGLFFSSLIDVAACTVMAGVVFLAFRRFVLRPKAYATTRGDSAIIYLLITAATATFLYFEAFSVAARPETARWSFLGPWLAGMIGRSGLSQASIASHFKAAWWAHVVAVYSFIAYVPRSKYLHMFAGPFNVFFRRSTPSGELAALDLEKSEVFGVEKLPDFTWKDDLDAFACMECGRCQDACPAFASGKPLSPKMILFNMEKALLAGDKALVARKRDDLPGLVPAVFTEGEIWTCTTCGACMKVCPVEIEHIRKIVGARRSQVLMQSKFPQELNAFFRNMETNSNPWGIGFAKRAEWGEPLGVRPIKDVPDAEYLFWVGCLGSYDDGGKAIASSFVKVLRAAGVKFGTLGAEEKCCGDSARRLGNEYLFQSLAAENIALFKRYGVKKIVTICPHGYNTLKHEYPRLLDIVPDLADEDKAGLRLIEVVSHAELIARLIDEGRLALAPTAAGPYTFHDPCYLGRHNGLVEEPRRVLRAALGAGPRELKRHGDDSFCCGAGGGLMWTEESLGTRINRLRTDEIAASGAPLAAAACPFCLTMLRDGLKDGGREDIAVKDIAEIVAERLAAPHKA encoded by the coding sequence ATGTTATCGACGCCGGAAAAGTACGTATTCGCCCTGCTGATCGTCGCGACGGCGGCGGCCTTCTTCGTCCCTATCGTCCGCCGGGTCCGGATCGTCCTGGCCGGCGCGCCGGAGGACCGGTTCCGGGACCTCTGGAAGCGGTTCCGGCGCGCCGTCGGCAGGGTCCTGTTCCAGCGCTGCACCCTGCGCAGCGAGCGGGTCTTCACCGGCCTGATGCACGCCGGCATCTTCTACGGCGCCCTGACCTTCGACACCATGACGGTCAGCCACACGCTCGAAGGCTTCTTCGACGGCTTCTATCTCTTCGGCCGGACGGCGTTCGGGCTCTTCTTCTCGTCGCTCATCGACGTCGCCGCGTGCACGGTCATGGCCGGAGTCGTCTTCCTGGCCTTCCGGCGCTTCGTCCTCCGGCCCAAGGCCTACGCCACGACCCGCGGCGATTCCGCGATCATCTATCTCCTGATCACCGCGGCCACGGCGACCTTCCTCTATTTCGAGGCCTTTTCGGTCGCCGCCCGTCCCGAGACGGCGCGGTGGTCGTTCCTCGGGCCCTGGCTGGCCGGGATGATCGGCCGCTCGGGCCTGAGCCAGGCCTCGATCGCCTCGCACTTCAAGGCGGCCTGGTGGGCCCACGTCGTCGCCGTCTACTCCTTCATCGCCTATGTCCCCCGCTCCAAGTACCTGCACATGTTCGCCGGCCCGTTCAACGTCTTCTTCCGCCGGTCGACGCCGAGCGGCGAGCTGGCGGCCCTCGATCTCGAGAAGTCCGAGGTCTTTGGCGTCGAAAAGCTCCCGGATTTCACCTGGAAGGACGACCTCGACGCCTTCGCCTGCATGGAGTGCGGCCGCTGCCAGGACGCCTGCCCGGCCTTCGCCAGCGGCAAGCCCCTGTCGCCCAAGATGATCCTCTTCAACATGGAGAAGGCCCTGCTCGCCGGCGACAAGGCCCTCGTCGCCAGGAAGCGCGACGATCTCCCCGGCCTCGTCCCGGCCGTGTTCACCGAGGGCGAGATCTGGACCTGCACGACCTGCGGCGCCTGCATGAAGGTCTGCCCGGTCGAGATCGAGCACATCCGCAAGATCGTCGGCGCCCGCCGCAGCCAGGTCCTCATGCAGAGCAAGTTCCCCCAGGAGCTCAATGCCTTCTTCCGCAACATGGAGACGAACTCCAATCCCTGGGGCATCGGCTTCGCCAAGCGCGCTGAATGGGGCGAGCCGCTCGGGGTCCGGCCCATCAAGGACGTCCCGGACGCCGAATATCTTTTCTGGGTCGGCTGCCTGGGCTCCTACGACGACGGCGGGAAAGCCATCGCCTCCTCGTTCGTCAAGGTCCTCCGGGCGGCCGGGGTCAAGTTCGGCACGCTCGGGGCCGAAGAGAAGTGCTGCGGCGACTCGGCCCGCCGGCTCGGAAACGAGTATCTTTTCCAGAGCCTGGCCGCGGAGAACATCGCCCTGTTCAAGCGCTACGGCGTGAAGAAGATCGTCACCATCTGCCCGCACGGCTATAACACGCTCAAGCACGAATATCCCAGGCTGCTCGACATCGTCCCGGACCTCGCGGACGAGGACAAGGCCGGGCTCCGGTTGATCGAGGTCGTCTCCCACGCCGAGCTCATCGCCCGGCTGATCGACGAGGGACGGCTCGCGCTCGCCCCGACCGCGGCCGGACCCTACACCTTCCACGATCCCTGCTATCTCGGCCGCCATAACGGCCTGGTCGAAGAGCCGCGGCGGGTCCTGCGCGCGGCCCTCGGCGCCGGGCCGCGCGAGCTGAAGCGGCACGGCGACGACAGCTTCTGCTGCGGCGCCGGCGGCGGGCTGATGTGGACCGAGGAATCGCTGGGAACGCGGATCAACCGCCTGCGCACGGACGAGATCGCCGCCTCCGGCGCGCCGCTGGCGGCCGCGGCCTGCCCCTTCTGCCTGACCATGCTCCGCGACGGGCTGAAAGACGGGGGCCGGGAGGATATCGCCGTCAAGGACATCGCGGAGATCGTGGCGGAAAGGCTGGCCGCCCCGCACAAGGCCTGA
- a CDS encoding radical SAM protein, translated as MTGPVVREIEAKSILNASKIYDYCVNPYTGCQVGCAYCYAALFMRRYSGHSEPWGDFVDAKINAPSLLARQIVKARRGTIWFASVCDPYQPLEERYALTRRSLEVLAGREFPVVIQTKSARVRRDLDVIRRIPDVEVGFSVASDDETIIRAFERMSSPVGERIEVLKEFKAAGIPTFAFAGPLLPGNPERLAALLDGAVSHVLIDRMNYVPAVKAAYARLGLLEALTDAFFRTQAERLSKALQARGIGVRKVF; from the coding sequence ATGACCGGGCCGGTCGTCCGCGAGATCGAGGCCAAGTCCATCCTCAACGCCTCGAAGATCTACGATTACTGCGTCAATCCGTACACCGGCTGCCAGGTCGGCTGCGCCTACTGCTACGCGGCCCTGTTCATGCGGCGCTACAGCGGGCACAGCGAGCCCTGGGGCGACTTCGTGGACGCCAAGATCAACGCGCCGTCGTTGCTGGCCCGGCAGATCGTCAAGGCCAGGCGGGGCACGATCTGGTTCGCCTCGGTCTGCGATCCCTATCAGCCGCTGGAAGAGCGATATGCCCTGACCCGGCGCTCGCTCGAGGTCCTCGCCGGCCGGGAATTCCCGGTCGTGATCCAGACCAAGTCCGCCCGCGTCCGGCGGGACCTCGACGTCATCAGGCGCATCCCCGACGTCGAGGTCGGATTCAGCGTCGCCAGCGACGACGAGACGATCATCCGGGCCTTCGAACGGATGTCGTCGCCGGTCGGGGAGAGGATCGAGGTGCTGAAGGAGTTCAAGGCCGCCGGGATCCCCACCTTCGCCTTCGCCGGGCCGCTCCTGCCCGGCAACCCCGAGCGGCTGGCGGCGCTCCTCGACGGGGCGGTCAGCCATGTCCTCATCGACCGGATGAACTATGTCCCCGCCGTGAAAGCCGCGTATGCCCGTCTCGGGCTCCTCGAGGCGTTGACGGATGCCTTCTTCCGGACCCAGGCGGAGCGCCTGTCCAAGGCCCTCCAGGCCCGGGGCATCGGGGTCAGGAAGGTGTTCTAG
- a CDS encoding carbon starvation CstA family protein, translated as MNVLVVLLVAAAIFALAGRFYSRFVARRLGEDPGHPTPAVTFNDGHDYVPTKRFVVFAHHFSAIAGAGPILGPTMAILYGFGPAWLWVVFGGVFIGAVHDYTSLFISMREGGKSMAEVARKTLGNSGFKLFIAFTIVMIVLVTSSFLSATSISLTSVWPLAKIGVKEGQTFLKTVVRDGVVMGRIGGIASMSVIVITLCSPLLGFLLFKKNLKTVPAYLLASVICVGSVLLGIAYPVTLAPTTWMLIISGYVLIAAGVPVWLILQPRDFINVQILYGGIGLMIVSLFSCGFQGLKVSMPTFNLAEGSLNLGFVWPMMFITIACGAISGFHCLVAGGTTTKQLSKETDARVVGYDGMLLESLLSVCVLLTLGAVMAFSDYKAIVWPTDPAVKSNPILGFSLAAGRLFHQGLGIPVALGTVFGILLVEGFVITTLDAAVRLNRYLFEELWAIIIRKVPRLLKHFWFNSGLAVALMWVLAYSNAFNSLWPIFGTANQLLAAMALLTVSAWLLLRKRRNWFTLVPAAFMVVTTLVALGILLAGYLKQGNCILIAADLLLFALSAGVVVLFLKTFLKKRSASGGEPAAA; from the coding sequence ATGAACGTTCTCGTCGTGCTGCTCGTCGCCGCGGCCATCTTCGCCCTGGCCGGGCGGTTCTATTCCCGGTTCGTGGCCCGCCGCCTGGGAGAGGACCCCGGCCACCCGACCCCGGCCGTGACCTTCAACGACGGCCACGACTATGTCCCGACCAAGCGCTTCGTCGTTTTCGCCCACCATTTCTCGGCCATCGCCGGCGCCGGCCCGATCCTCGGCCCGACCATGGCCATCCTCTACGGCTTCGGCCCGGCCTGGCTCTGGGTCGTCTTCGGCGGCGTGTTCATCGGCGCCGTCCACGACTACACGAGCCTCTTCATCAGCATGCGCGAGGGCGGCAAGTCCATGGCCGAGGTGGCCCGCAAGACCCTCGGCAACTCGGGCTTCAAGCTGTTCATCGCCTTCACCATCGTCATGATCGTCCTGGTGACCTCGTCCTTCCTGAGCGCCACCTCGATCTCCCTGACCTCGGTCTGGCCGCTGGCCAAGATCGGCGTCAAGGAGGGCCAGACCTTCCTCAAGACGGTCGTCCGGGACGGCGTCGTCATGGGCCGCATCGGCGGCATCGCCTCGATGTCGGTCATCGTCATCACCCTCTGCTCGCCGCTCCTCGGCTTCCTGCTCTTCAAGAAGAACCTCAAGACCGTCCCGGCCTATCTCCTGGCCTCGGTCATCTGCGTCGGCTCGGTCCTCCTGGGCATCGCCTATCCCGTCACCCTGGCCCCGACGACCTGGATGCTGATCATCTCGGGCTACGTTCTCATCGCGGCCGGCGTGCCGGTCTGGCTCATCCTCCAGCCCCGCGACTTCATCAACGTCCAGATCCTCTACGGCGGCATCGGCCTGATGATCGTGTCGCTCTTCAGCTGCGGCTTCCAGGGGCTGAAGGTGTCCATGCCGACGTTCAATCTCGCCGAAGGCTCGCTGAACCTTGGCTTCGTCTGGCCGATGATGTTCATCACCATAGCCTGTGGCGCCATCTCGGGCTTCCACTGCCTGGTCGCCGGCGGGACGACCACCAAGCAGCTGTCCAAGGAGACCGACGCCCGGGTCGTCGGCTATGACGGCATGCTGCTCGAGTCGCTTCTCTCGGTCTGCGTCCTCCTGACCCTGGGCGCGGTCATGGCCTTCTCCGACTACAAGGCCATCGTCTGGCCGACCGACCCGGCGGTGAAGTCCAATCCCATCCTGGGCTTCTCGCTGGCCGCCGGGCGGCTCTTCCACCAGGGCCTGGGCATCCCGGTCGCGCTGGGCACGGTCTTCGGCATCCTGCTCGTCGAGGGCTTCGTCATCACCACGCTCGACGCGGCCGTGCGGCTCAACCGCTACCTGTTCGAGGAGCTGTGGGCCATCATCATCAGGAAGGTGCCGCGGCTGCTCAAGCACTTCTGGTTCAACTCCGGCCTGGCCGTCGCGCTCATGTGGGTGCTGGCCTATTCGAACGCCTTCAACTCCCTCTGGCCCATCTTCGGCACGGCCAACCAGCTTCTGGCGGCCATGGCCCTGCTGACGGTCTCGGCCTGGCTCCTGCTGCGCAAGCGCCGGAACTGGTTCACGCTCGTCCCGGCCGCCTTCATGGTCGTGACCACGCTGGTAGCGCTCGGCATCCTGCTGGCCGGGTATCTCAAGCAGGGCAACTGCATCCTGATCGCCGCCGACCTGCTGCTCTTCGCCTTGTCGGCCGGCGTCGTCGTCCTGTTCCTGAAAACATTCCTTAAAAAGCGGAGCGCGTCCGGCGGCGAGCCGGCCGCGGCCTGA
- a CDS encoding GntG family PLP-dependent aldolase, with translation MDITYSDFRSDTVTRPTDRMRRAMAEAVVGDDVLGDDPTVQELERLAAATMGKEAALFCPSGTMANSIAVKMWTSALEEVIVEERSHIYNMESTHMTFISGVTPRPVRSARGAMDPADVVAAIRRPNVHTPQTTLICLENTHNNWGGAVIPLANFKAMRRIADEHGLKVHLDGARIFNASVASGVPVREFADQVDSLQFCLSKGLSAPVGSMLAGPRERIEFGRRLRKAFGGGMRQAGVLAAPGIIALTEMVDRLADDHARAKRLAAGISGLPGVRLDPGTVETDIVIFGFYHPKLSVEAMLAKMKDKGILALSVAGGIRLVTHKDVGDEDVDRAIRVFKEILA, from the coding sequence ATGGACATCACCTATTCAGACTTCCGCAGCGACACGGTCACCAGGCCCACGGACAGGATGAGGCGGGCCATGGCCGAGGCCGTGGTCGGCGACGACGTGCTCGGCGACGACCCGACCGTCCAGGAGCTCGAGCGGCTGGCCGCCGCGACCATGGGCAAGGAAGCGGCGCTGTTCTGCCCGTCCGGGACCATGGCCAACTCGATCGCCGTCAAGATGTGGACGAGCGCCCTCGAGGAGGTCATCGTCGAGGAGCGGTCGCATATCTACAACATGGAATCGACCCACATGACCTTCATCTCCGGGGTGACGCCGCGGCCGGTGCGGTCGGCCCGCGGGGCCATGGACCCCGCTGACGTCGTCGCCGCCATCCGCAGGCCCAACGTCCACACCCCGCAGACGACCCTCATCTGCCTCGAGAACACCCACAACAATTGGGGCGGAGCGGTCATCCCGCTGGCGAACTTCAAGGCCATGCGCCGGATCGCCGATGAGCACGGGCTCAAGGTCCATCTCGACGGGGCCCGGATCTTCAACGCCAGCGTCGCCTCCGGCGTCCCGGTCCGGGAGTTCGCGGACCAGGTCGACTCCCTCCAGTTCTGCCTGTCCAAGGGCCTGTCGGCGCCCGTGGGGTCGATGCTCGCGGGGCCCCGGGAGAGGATCGAATTCGGCCGTCGGCTGCGCAAGGCCTTTGGCGGCGGCATGCGCCAGGCCGGCGTGCTGGCCGCGCCCGGCATCATCGCCCTGACCGAGATGGTCGACCGGCTCGCGGACGATCACGCCCGGGCCAAGCGGCTGGCCGCGGGGATCAGCGGCCTGCCTGGAGTCCGGCTCGATCCCGGAACGGTCGAGACCGACATCGTCATTTTCGGCTTCTACCATCCGAAGCTCAGCGTCGAGGCGATGCTGGCGAAGATGAAGGACAAGGGCATCCTGGCCCTGTCCGTCGCCGGCGGCATCCGCCTGGTCACCCACAAGGACGTCGGCGACGAGGACGTCGACCGGGCGATCAGGGTTTTCAAGGAGATCCTGGCCTAA